One window of the Archangium primigenium genome contains the following:
- a CDS encoding macrolide family glycosyltransferase encodes MKVLFFPLLSPGHVNPMLPLARELVSRGHDVVFFVNEAFEQVARATGATTHRLGNGLALPSPFQVAHGGLPRVKDLMAPLFEQMRQALHELPHMVDAARALGAEAVVYDPIAQWGVSVARALGVPAVQFEMAFARGAPSLTREMKADMGGPPPLAALGALVRFKWEAWKLQRERAVPAMNVPGGFEAFADLNLLSIPRGHQPDAERFDERFVFVGPSVAPRGDRGDFPLEWLEGHPVLLISLGTSSMNQQPGFFAACVEAFRDSPWRVVMACGAGVDPSALAAPSNFLVRRYVPQLEVLPRARVFITHGGTNSVLESLWFGVPMAVHPTVGGGWIDQPLNARLVTRHGLGLTLTSTEPRALREAVERLDTEPGYRERIAAYQPTLREGGGAPRAAEALLAFLASRRQAASRSVEARSV; translated from the coding sequence ATGAAGGTCCTCTTCTTTCCGCTGCTGAGCCCTGGCCACGTCAATCCCATGTTGCCCCTCGCGCGGGAGCTCGTGTCGCGGGGGCACGACGTGGTGTTCTTCGTGAACGAGGCGTTCGAGCAGGTGGCGCGGGCGACGGGCGCCACGACGCACCGGCTGGGCAATGGCCTGGCGCTGCCGTCGCCCTTCCAGGTGGCGCACGGCGGCCTGCCCCGGGTGAAGGACTTGATGGCGCCCTTGTTCGAGCAGATGCGTCAGGCCCTGCACGAGCTGCCCCACATGGTGGACGCGGCCCGGGCGCTGGGCGCCGAGGCGGTCGTCTACGATCCCATCGCGCAGTGGGGCGTCTCGGTGGCCCGGGCGCTGGGCGTGCCCGCGGTCCAGTTCGAGATGGCCTTCGCGCGAGGGGCGCCGTCGCTCACGCGGGAGATGAAGGCGGACATGGGCGGGCCGCCCCCCCTGGCGGCGTTGGGCGCGCTGGTGCGATTCAAATGGGAGGCCTGGAAGCTCCAGCGCGAGCGGGCCGTGCCCGCCATGAACGTCCCGGGAGGCTTCGAGGCCTTCGCGGACCTCAACCTGTTGTCCATTCCGCGCGGCCACCAGCCGGATGCCGAGCGCTTCGACGAGCGCTTCGTCTTCGTGGGGCCCTCGGTCGCGCCCCGGGGAGACCGGGGGGACTTCCCCCTGGAGTGGCTCGAGGGCCACCCGGTGTTGCTCATCTCCCTGGGGACGTCGTCCATGAACCAGCAGCCGGGCTTCTTCGCGGCCTGTGTCGAGGCCTTCCGGGACTCGCCCTGGCGCGTGGTGATGGCGTGCGGCGCGGGGGTGGACCCCAGCGCGCTGGCCGCGCCCTCCAACTTCCTCGTGCGCCGGTACGTTCCCCAACTGGAGGTGTTGCCGCGTGCCCGGGTCTTCATCACCCACGGGGGCACCAACTCCGTGCTGGAGAGCCTCTGGTTCGGCGTGCCCATGGCCGTCCACCCCACCGTGGGGGGCGGATGGATCGACCAGCCCCTGAACGCGCGGCTCGTGACCCGGCACGGCCTGGGGCTCACGCTCACCTCGACGGAGCCCCGGGCCCTGCGCGAGGCCGTGGAGCGGCTGGACACGGAGCCGGGCTACCGCGAGCGCATCGCGGCCTATCAGCCCACCCTGCGCGAGGGGGGAGGCGCCCCCCGCGCGGCGGAGGCGCTCCTGGCCTTCCTCGCGTCCCGCCGTCAGGCGGCCAGCAGATCGGTCGAGGCGCGCTCGGTGTAG
- a CDS encoding CARDB domain-containing protein: MTSSALLMPGQCTQRQTQLSLPPLTEGSWYVGARLTQGDENPGNDLRFSAPMSVGIREDFVVTAVKGPDSVRPGSPLTADITVCNQGTQTASTQVALVLSEDTTPRVPGDASPPEDTLVGLAQVPSLAHGQCRTVTAFGDATPPPGAAPGTRAFHLGAVVDPFNTQVEFREDNNTYAGGLLGVGQGPDFVITSVTGPTSVNPDQRLISQVTVCNRGTESDSARLFLVLSEDENIRAPGAASPPEDSLLGEFPVHPLQPGQCTPVSIDASAMRPPSVSPETRAFHLGAVVEASSPNRELIASNNTHPGYLLGVGQGPDFVIRSLTGPASVEHGQSFTAQVTVCNQGTRSGSTQLVLLASEDAQFDSASTFGQGPDAFVGDMHVPTLQPGQCTPVSIPGYIPSYAFSSETRALHLGAIVNPRPPGYPGEELITSNNTHTGYLLGVGQGPDFVIRSLTGPASVEHGQSFTAQVTVCNQGTRSGSTQLVLLASEDARFDSASTFGQGPDAFAGETHVSSLQPGQCTPVSIPGYIPSYTFSYETRALHLGAIVNPRPPGYPGEELITSNNTHAGYLLGVGQGPDFVIRSLTGPASVEHGQPFTTQVTVCNQGTRSGSTQLVLLASEDTRFDSASTFGQGPDARVGETPVPSLQPGQCLPLSIPGYIPSSPFSYESRAVHLGAIVNPRPPGYPGEELITSNNTHAGYLLGVGQGPDFVIRSLTGPASVEHGQSFTAQVTVCNQGTRSGSTQLVLLASEDARFDSASTFGQGPDAFVGDMHVPTLQPGQCTPVSIPGYIPSYAFSSETRALHLGAIVNPRPPGYPGEELITSNNTHTGYLLGVGQGPDFVIRSVTGPANVEHGQSFTAQVTVCNQGTREGSAPVSLLLSTDEQMEFPQSPAMSGDILVGSTFVNALRPGQCAALPISGQVQPPFTPAPRSAFHLGAVVDPRPPGYPGEELITSNNTHAGYLLGVGQGPDFVIRSVTGPASVEQGQSTTAQVTVCNQGTGPGGTDVALVLSEDAHLQLDWPHRRSPDVVVGHAPISTLAPGQCGTVSIHGTVHPPTTGPSEPRAFHLGSVVNPHEVEFPGQELITSNNTHAGYLLGVGEAPDFILTAVEHPVFTQGGQPLTTRVTVCNQGTREDSTRVSVLLSTDTTLRAPGPDAPFADVLVGEAFTGNLRPGWCETVAITAPVWPFPPSGPGAPGPVYVGAVVNPAPSTMELRTDNNSLLGGWMYIAP, translated from the coding sequence GTGACGTCCTCCGCCCTGCTCATGCCGGGTCAGTGCACCCAACGCCAGACGCAGCTCTCCCTCCCCCCGCTCACCGAGGGCTCCTGGTACGTCGGGGCCCGGCTCACCCAGGGCGACGAGAATCCCGGCAACGATTTGCGCTTCAGCGCTCCGATGAGCGTGGGCATCCGGGAGGACTTCGTCGTCACCGCGGTGAAGGGTCCCGACAGCGTGCGGCCGGGAAGCCCCCTCACCGCCGACATCACCGTGTGCAATCAGGGCACCCAGACCGCGAGCACCCAGGTGGCCCTGGTCCTCTCCGAGGACACCACCCCGCGCGTCCCCGGTGACGCCTCGCCGCCCGAGGACACGCTGGTGGGACTCGCCCAGGTGCCCTCCCTTGCCCACGGCCAATGCAGGACGGTGACCGCGTTCGGCGATGCCACCCCTCCGCCTGGCGCGGCTCCCGGAACGCGCGCCTTCCACCTGGGCGCCGTGGTGGATCCGTTCAACACCCAGGTGGAGTTCCGCGAGGACAACAACACCTACGCGGGCGGGCTGCTGGGTGTGGGCCAAGGGCCGGATTTCGTCATCACCTCGGTCACGGGCCCCACCAGCGTGAACCCTGACCAGCGGCTCATCAGCCAGGTCACCGTCTGCAACCGGGGAACCGAGAGCGACAGCGCCCGGCTCTTCCTGGTGCTCTCCGAGGACGAGAACATCCGCGCTCCCGGCGCCGCCTCGCCGCCCGAGGACTCGCTCCTCGGGGAGTTCCCGGTGCACCCGCTCCAACCCGGCCAGTGCACGCCGGTGTCCATCGACGCGAGCGCCATGCGTCCGCCCTCCGTGTCCCCCGAGACGCGCGCCTTCCACCTGGGCGCCGTGGTGGAAGCCTCCTCTCCGAACCGGGAACTCATCGCGAGCAACAACACCCACCCGGGCTACCTGTTGGGCGTGGGCCAAGGGCCGGACTTCGTCATCCGCTCGCTCACGGGCCCGGCCAGCGTGGAGCACGGCCAGTCCTTCACCGCCCAGGTCACCGTCTGCAACCAGGGCACCCGCTCGGGAAGCACCCAGCTCGTCCTGCTCGCCTCCGAGGACGCTCAGTTCGACTCCGCCTCCACGTTCGGCCAGGGCCCGGACGCCTTCGTGGGTGACATGCATGTGCCCACGCTCCAGCCGGGCCAGTGCACCCCGGTCTCCATTCCCGGCTACATCCCCTCGTACGCCTTCTCCTCCGAGACGCGCGCGCTCCACCTGGGCGCCATCGTGAACCCGCGCCCTCCGGGTTATCCGGGCGAGGAGCTCATCACGAGCAACAACACGCACACGGGCTACCTGCTGGGCGTGGGCCAAGGGCCGGACTTCGTCATCCGCTCGCTCACGGGTCCGGCCAGCGTGGAGCACGGCCAGTCCTTCACCGCCCAGGTCACCGTCTGCAACCAGGGCACCCGCTCGGGAAGCACCCAGCTCGTCCTGCTCGCCTCCGAGGACGCGCGGTTCGACTCCGCCTCCACGTTCGGCCAGGGCCCGGACGCCTTCGCGGGTGAGACGCATGTGTCCTCGCTGCAGCCGGGCCAGTGCACCCCGGTCTCCATTCCCGGCTACATCCCCTCGTACACCTTCTCCTATGAGACGCGCGCGCTCCACCTGGGCGCCATCGTGAACCCGCGCCCCCCGGGTTATCCGGGCGAGGAGCTCATCACGAGCAACAACACCCACGCGGGCTACCTGCTGGGCGTGGGCCAAGGGCCGGACTTCGTCATCCGCTCGCTCACGGGTCCGGCCAGCGTGGAGCACGGCCAGCCCTTCACCACCCAGGTCACCGTCTGCAACCAGGGCACCCGCTCGGGAAGCACCCAGCTCGTCCTGCTCGCCTCCGAGGACACGCGGTTCGACTCCGCCTCCACGTTCGGCCAGGGCCCGGACGCCCGGGTGGGTGAAACGCCCGTGCCCTCGCTCCAGCCGGGCCAGTGCCTCCCGCTCTCCATTCCCGGCTACATCCCCTCATCTCCCTTCTCCTACGAGTCGCGAGCCGTCCACCTGGGCGCCATCGTGAACCCGCGCCCCCCGGGTTATCCGGGCGAGGAGCTCATCACGAGCAACAACACCCACGCGGGCTACCTGCTGGGCGTGGGCCAAGGGCCGGACTTCGTCATCCGCTCGCTCACGGGTCCGGCCAGCGTGGAGCACGGCCAGTCCTTCACCGCCCAGGTCACCGTCTGCAACCAGGGCACCCGCTCGGGAAGCACCCAGCTCGTCCTGCTCGCCTCCGAGGACGCGCGGTTCGACTCCGCCTCCACGTTCGGCCAGGGCCCGGACGCCTTCGTGGGTGACATGCATGTGCCCACGCTCCAGCCGGGCCAGTGCACCCCGGTCTCCATTCCCGGCTACATCCCCTCGTACGCCTTCTCCTCCGAGACGCGCGCGCTCCACCTGGGCGCCATCGTGAACCCGCGCCCTCCGGGTTATCCGGGCGAGGAGCTCATCACGAGCAACAACACGCACACGGGCTACCTGTTGGGCGTGGGCCAGGGGCCAGACTTCGTCATCCGCTCGGTCACGGGTCCGGCGAACGTGGAGCACGGTCAGTCCTTCACCGCCCAGGTCACCGTCTGCAACCAGGGCACCCGCGAGGGGAGCGCCCCGGTGAGCCTGCTGCTCTCCACGGATGAGCAGATGGAGTTCCCCCAATCTCCGGCCATGTCGGGGGACATCCTGGTGGGCAGCACCTTCGTCAACGCGCTCCGCCCAGGCCAATGCGCCGCGCTCCCCATCTCGGGCCAGGTCCAGCCCCCGTTCACGCCGGCCCCCCGGAGCGCCTTCCACCTGGGCGCCGTCGTGGATCCGCGCCCCCCGGGTTATCCGGGCGAGGAGCTCATCACGAGCAACAACACCCACGCGGGCTACCTGCTGGGCGTGGGCCAAGGGCCGGACTTCGTCATCCGCTCGGTCACGGGCCCGGCCAGCGTGGAGCAGGGCCAGTCCACCACCGCCCAGGTCACCGTCTGCAACCAGGGCACCGGCCCGGGGGGCACGGACGTGGCGCTGGTGCTGTCCGAGGACGCGCACCTCCAGTTGGATTGGCCCCACAGACGCTCGCCGGACGTCGTGGTGGGCCATGCGCCGATCAGCACGCTCGCGCCGGGCCAGTGCGGCACGGTGTCCATCCACGGCACGGTCCATCCGCCCACCACGGGTCCGTCCGAGCCGCGCGCCTTCCACCTGGGCTCCGTCGTGAATCCGCATGAAGTGGAGTTCCCGGGCCAGGAACTCATCACGAGCAACAACACCCACGCGGGCTACCTGCTGGGCGTGGGCGAGGCGCCGGACTTCATCCTCACCGCGGTGGAACATCCCGTATTCACCCAGGGGGGCCAGCCGCTCACGACGCGGGTCACCGTCTGCAACCAGGGCACGCGCGAGGACTCCACGCGGGTGAGCGTGCTCCTGTCCACGGACACCACCCTGCGCGCGCCCGGCCCGGACGCCCCCTTCGCGGACGTGCTCGTGGGCGAGGCCTTCACGGGCAACCTGCGGCCCGGCTGGTGCGAGACGGTGGCCATCACCGCGCCGGTCTGGCCGTTCCCGCCGAGCGGTCCGGGAGCCCCGGGGCCGGTGTACGTGGGGGCCGTGGTCAACCCGGCGCCCTCGACCATGGAGCTGCGCACGGACAACAACAGCCTGCTCGGTGGGTGGATGTACATCGCCCCCTGA
- a CDS encoding esterase family protein, with protein MSSVDPNLRRELHGWYSHRLGMDMPIVRYGHWGPALLLFPTAGGDFLEAERMGLIQAVAHHLSAGRFQLFSINSINPWAWMNPGMPMHEKAHNQARFSEYIENEVVPHVRHCLGNEHARIGAAGASFGAFHAANAFFRRPDQFELLLGLGGLYDLQSEFLHGYWSDDVYFNNPVSYVPNLAEGHGMDLLRHHSRIHLVSSRGAWEYPEFSEHFSHLLHQRGIPHNLDIWGHDMPHDWSTWHRQLEHYVAERLGY; from the coding sequence ATGTCATCCGTCGATCCGAATCTCCGCCGGGAACTCCACGGCTGGTACAGCCACCGGTTGGGCATGGACATGCCCATCGTCCGCTACGGCCACTGGGGCCCGGCCCTGCTGCTGTTTCCCACCGCGGGAGGCGACTTCCTCGAGGCCGAGCGCATGGGGCTCATCCAGGCCGTCGCGCATCACCTGAGCGCCGGCCGCTTCCAGCTCTTCAGCATCAACAGCATCAACCCCTGGGCGTGGATGAATCCCGGCATGCCCATGCACGAGAAGGCCCACAACCAGGCGCGTTTCTCCGAGTACATCGAGAACGAGGTGGTCCCGCACGTGCGCCACTGTCTGGGCAACGAGCACGCGCGCATCGGCGCGGCGGGGGCCAGCTTCGGTGCCTTCCATGCCGCCAACGCCTTCTTCCGGCGTCCGGATCAGTTCGAGCTGCTGCTCGGGCTGGGCGGCCTCTACGATCTCCAGTCGGAGTTCCTCCACGGCTACTGGAGTGACGACGTCTACTTCAACAACCCTGTCTCCTACGTGCCGAACCTGGCCGAGGGCCACGGGATGGACCTGCTGCGCCACCACAGCCGGATCCACCTGGTGAGCAGCCGGGGCGCGTGGGAGTACCCGGAGTTCTCCGAGCACTTCAGCCACCTGCTGCACCAGCGGGGCATTCCCCACAACCTGGACATCTGGGGCCACGACATGCCCCACGACTGGTCCACCTGGCACCGGCAGCTCGAGCACTACGTGGCCGAGCGGCTCGGCTACTGA